A genome region from Lactobacillus sp. ESL0791 includes the following:
- a CDS encoding HNH endonuclease — MKFQCSSCGLRMNSLHFKQEGLMNPKLTSICDLCQQRGEQAENFANIAVNIFAQSLLYTFVGQKNGADNTTFLIKNKDARKRYEAFIQDYDGNELAQAQLNRQDFNEAVIASETGKIAFVPKLELTFAENLENMGLNVDFQLNEVDYIDRERIRAKYQYRCQYCGRRGRSVDHKDPVSLSHNNDFDNLILSCKECNRIKSNMPFALFMKLNKQIPEVNHKLVKYENALATLKGEFEQKRRELAAKAHLKGIVNDPELNQMRKQNKKLQDAIDSLQSDYDELRSLRENYFNTGWKLTQEKQKGDII; from the coding sequence AGCAGTTGCGGTTTACGCATGAATTCTCTACATTTTAAACAAGAGGGGTTAATGAATCCTAAGCTGACCAGCATTTGTGACCTGTGCCAGCAGCGCGGTGAACAAGCAGAAAATTTTGCCAATATTGCGGTCAATATCTTTGCGCAGAGCCTGCTCTATACTTTTGTTGGACAAAAAAATGGTGCTGATAACACTACTTTTTTAATTAAAAATAAAGATGCGCGCAAACGCTATGAGGCTTTTATCCAAGATTATGATGGCAATGAATTGGCCCAAGCGCAACTGAACCGCCAAGATTTTAATGAAGCTGTAATTGCCAGTGAAACAGGCAAAATTGCTTTTGTTCCTAAACTAGAGCTAACTTTTGCTGAAAACCTGGAAAACATGGGCTTGAATGTCGATTTTCAATTAAATGAGGTTGACTACATTGATCGTGAACGCATCCGTGCTAAATACCAATATCGCTGCCAGTATTGCGGCCGCCGTGGTCGCAGTGTTGATCATAAAGATCCGGTGTCACTTTCGCACAATAATGATTTCGATAACTTGATTTTATCTTGTAAAGAATGTAACCGAATCAAGTCCAACATGCCCTTTGCTTTATTCATGAAGTTAAACAAGCAAATTCCAGAGGTTAATCACAAACTGGTTAAGTACGAAAATGCATTGGCAACTTTGAAAGGTGAGTTTGAACAGAAAAGACGGGAACTAGCGGCTAAAGCGCACTTAAAGGGCATCGTCAATGATCCGGAATTAAACCAAATGCGCAAACAGAATAAGAAGCTGCAGGATGCAATTGATAGCTTGCAGAGTGATTATGATGAATTGCGTTCCTTGCGTGAAAATTATTTTAATACTGGCTGGAAGCTGACGCAGGAAAAGCAAAAAGGAGATATCATTTAG